tcgcAATTGGAtgcagtttttggttttttgtgaTAAATTCACCTTACTCTGATTTCAAATAAGAGAAGCAATGATATTCTACTTTGTGTTCGTCCATCAAATTAATGATACTTTGAATTTGAAGGATGCAGCTCTAGATAAGCACTGCTGCAGTATTTTACTAGTgatgctgataaaaaaaattattctgtagTTACAAATTGACACTTGCTCATCCTtacagcagttaaaaaaaaaaaaaaatctaagaaggCAAGGCTGTCGGAATAATTGAAATTATGTTTGTGATTAACTTCAGTTTGGTTCCCTGTTATGTAGACGGCAAGTTTCtcagaacagaaccaactgTATTTGATGAAACGTTAAAGTTCACAGAACATAGTCAGGACTTGACAGTGTTAAAACCACAACAGCCAACCAATGAGAGAAACTCAATGTTTCTCTAAGTGCATGCAAAAAGTTATTTAGGTccaaaaaaagttattatttttggatctaaagaggaacgatctagagtcagtgcacagcttcagttattacaactaaaaatcagcaatcaggcccgaaacctgggagtagtgatggactctgacctgaacattcagggccacataaagacagttacaagatcagccttctatcacctgaaaaacatttccaggattaaaggactaatgtctcagtcagatctagagaaactcatccatgcatttatcttcagtcatattgattactgtaacggcgtcttcacaggtctgtccaacaaatcaatcaaacagctgcagctgatccagaatgctgctgctcgcgttctaactaaaaccaggaagatagagcacataacaccagttttaaagtccctccattggctccctgtagctcaaagaatagactttaaaatactgttgttagtttataaatcactgaatggtttagcaccacaatacattaaagatttgctgctgttgtatcaaccttccagacctcttaggtcttctggttctggtctgcatccccagaaccaaatgaggagaagcagcattcagcatctatgcaccacaaatctggaacaaacttccagaaaactgtaaaacagctgaaacactgacttcttttaaatctcaactaaaaacccacttgtttagagctgtatttgaaacgtaatcaattgcaaatttattgacggaatctgacttgatgttctgttttgattgattctatgttgcattatgtttttgtgtttgatttggtgtaaagcactttgaaatgccttgctgctgaaatgtgctatacaaataaaatttgatttgatttgcatTATGAAGTATGTCGGTGCATATATACCAGAGACATCACACCTCACTGCAGACTTTCTTCAAACTTATTGGTAGCATTAGACAAATAGCTTCAACCAGGTCACAGGGTAGAGACTAGAGGAAGGAGTTTTGTTTGTCACACAGTGGTGATGTAAAGTGATCGCTTGCCtagatgttttacttttacaaatcaatcatgatcTGTAAAATTTGACTCAAACTGATTTCTATAAagtttcaatatttaataaGATGTTCCATTCACTTGTTAATCAGTATTTCTGGCTACCTTTATGGCAGAAATACTAAAAGCCAAAATAACCCTaagcaaattaaagaaaagcttACTGAAAAATAAGTCAgggggtagaaaaaaaaattactaaggCACAGAACATTCCATGTAGGTAAAACTGAAGTAGGGaacctttataaaaaatatatatatattttacacatttgttaaaactgtcaagTGTCCCAACACCACAAGACAGaacatggggaaaaaattaaaaagcttgTCAAAATAACCAGAATCAGAAGGTCTCATCACTGTCTATCATGGTTGTGAATGCACTGCTCACACAAGCTCAAGATCAGTTTCCTGCAACTGTGTAAATGGCTAAGAAACAGGAACAAGTTTTTCATTAGCCATGCTTACTATCCTGCACAACCACAGCAGGCTCTGTTGTAGAGGAGAATCTGTAGTGCAGTACATGAGGACGACAGAGACCAGGCTCAGATTGGttccatccattatcttaccGCCTTATCCCTAGTGGGGGAGTAAACGAatgagaggcagggtacacacTGGACAGATCAGGCCAGCACAGGGCGCCCAGATTGGTTGACAAAATACAGTCCTGTAGATCTGTTTCACTACTCAAAGGaaataaagtacaaaatctTCCATCTCAAGATGGGTGGTTTTAATGGCTTCAAGATTCAGAGTCAATAATTTTGCCTTTAGAAATTGTTATTCTTGCTGAAATCATTAGAAATTTTAGACTGAAGGACTGCTTAAAGCCTTATAATGtaggagaaaaatatatatacacacaaataTCCATGTTCTCAGAGAGCAAGCCAGTCAACTCACTTCACCTTTTGTAGAAATGAAGCCAATTGTAATTCTTGATTCTTTGCATCATTGCGAAAGAAGCAACAGTACAAACAATTTACTGCATAATTAcggatttatttcttttacaaagaTAGCATTAGCAGTGAACATTTAAACATCACAACCGTTTCATCAGGAGATCATACCAAAACATTTACCAAGTGGATCAGTCAACAGGAACAAAGGCTGgtgtgttgaagaaaaaaaaataaaaaaaaaaaagtaaaaaaaataaaggtggtTCAGGGACAAGAATAAGTTCATTTGGATTGTCTTGCGCAGGGCAGCTTGTCCTGAAGATAAGTTTGAGGTGGAGAGCTTTGTTTGCCCTGTAATTCCTTTCACTGTAAGGcataaaagaagagaaaggagTTAGGTTTGTTCCCTTATGAAGTAAGGAAGAAGCAGAGAGGTACTTACTCATGGACCAACCTGTGGTCAAGCAAAAGGATTACCAAATGGATCTGAGGAACCAGAGGCCTGAGCAGCTGTATTCTGCCAAAGAAATGCATTTCGTCACCAAGAGTATCAGACAAGGTAACATCTTACTGATCAAGTTTCCTTACCATTGGCGCTCCAAAAGGATTGGGATCTGGGGCGCCAAAGGCTTTATCAAACATGTCCTGACCGAAGCCTTGCCCCAGCATTTGTGCTGAATTGTTGGGAACTGAAGCAGAAGAGAAGGCAGCATCAAGGAGGTCAGGAGTCAAACTTGGAGTTTGCACAGGTACTTGCTTTGCAGCATCTAGAGACAAACTTGGGTTTCTTAAAAAGTACTGTAAAATGGTTCGCATGAAGGCAATACCAGTAATGACTCCATTACGCGTTAAGATTTCAGAGAAAAGTACTGAAAGGTTATCTAGCGACCCAAATGCCCCAGTTTCAGGAGCTTTGATCAATTCAATATTTATGCAGCAGCACAAATGACTGTATGCTCATTACTTTCCAGGTCTCCATCTTCCAGACAATTAAAACTCAAGATGCATTGACTGGATCAGGTCAATACATACAACATAACCAGATATCAGGTTAAAAAGGTCAGCTCCTTGTTCTACATTTTAACCAAGAGGTCTTGATCCTCTActtttgagaaacaattgcttgctAGCATGTTCTCTGAACTTTACCCAATCGCTCTCTCtagagaggaaaaataaataaataaaagaaagggtggaaagaaaaaaaaaaataaatcaaagtttacAACTTCTGTTCCCTGACTGGCCTGGTTGAAATTCAGCACAATGTGAAAAACCCAATGGAAAGGGTACATACAGCCTGTCATTTCTTGCTATGAAAATCCCATATTGTATGATCAACAGATAAGGGAACTATTACTGATCAATCtcacttcaaaaaataaatccaaattaatCCTACATTTTAAAACCCGAGTCATCTTACCATTATTAGCAAGCGAAGACATCCGACTGATGTCGAAGTCATCATGGTCTGCAGCCTCCTGGGCCACACCCACTTTATTGGAAAAGTATTCATCGAATGGCCCAGACTCTTTGGTGGCAGGTGCATCAGCGCTTGATGCAAGTTCCCCTTTCCTGGCTGGGATGGCGGGAGGTTTGGCGAGCTGGAAGTTCTTGAACATGTCCTTCCCAGTCTTCTTCTCCTTGTCTCCAAGCGGATCCAAAGCAGTGAAGGCACTGTTTTCCACTCGGGCCGGGGTCTCCTTAGCAGGCGTCCTCGGAGGGGGGCGTGACGGACCCTGGTCTCCCATCGTTTGGAAGGGATTGGAGGAAGCCGGCTGAGCCCACTGGAGGTGAGGTGGAGAGAGGGGTGGGACACTGAACTGGGGTGCCACCTGTGGACCCCAGGCAGGGGGTTGCATGGCAACAGCAAAGGGAGCTGGTTGCACAAAGTTGGGTCTAGGGCCAGGAGCAGCAATTCCTGGCATGTGATACATTGTGGCTGGAGCAGGGGAGGAACCCCACATGCCCATAGCAGGTACATTCGTCACTGGTGGACCCAACTGAAGATTGCCtggatgtaaaaaaaagcaGTAAGTTTAGAGTAAATTTACCCAAActtggagagaaagaaaacaaagccaaTTACCCAGAGCAGCCATGGATGAAGGAACAACATTTGTAGGTGTATTGTTGAAGAGGTCAGCTGGAGACGTCTCAGAAGAAGCAAATAGGTCTGCCCCAAACAGATCACTTGACCCACCCTAGTTACACAAAATAAGATACCACTGAGGGATTTTTTCCACAACAtagaaatgcaaaacatttaccCAAGACTGCTCAAATGTAATCTAGCATGCTCAAAGTAAAACCCTGATTACTGACGTGTAAACATGCTTCAACACTTACCAGTGCTCTTTAGTCACTTGAAGCATGAATGTTAGAAAAATAGGTTAAGAGCCAAGGTGagaaaaagggggggaaaaaaagaaaaaaaaaagtggtcgTTCAGCAGTAGAGTCAAAGTGCAGTGTTTCAAAGCCGGATCAAACCACCAGTGCAAGCATAGAGAGAAGGAACATTTCTTGAAAGATTCAGAAGTCACTCAGGCCCTGCATGGCATCTACACGCAGACAGTCAAACTGTCCTTGTACCCAACAGAACCGTGAAGAGGTGATGTTAGACGTAAACCCCAGTCTCATGCAACCCCACTGTAACTCTACCGGCTGTGTGATTTCACCTTTGCATTCCTTCGACCTCGTCCAGACTTTAAGTTCTGTGGAGGTGGGCTTATGACAACAGAGTCGTTGCTATGGGTCACCGGTGCTTCTGGGATACTTATGTTGTAAGAGACGGGGGACGTTTTCAAAGAAGAGTCAAAAAATGGGTTTTTGGCAGAGATTCCTTGTTGACGTTCATTCCCGTCCATCATCGTTATCCCAGTGCCCTGTGTTATACTACCCCCTAGTGGCCACTGTCCATTATTGAGTGCAAGTATCATTGATTTACCGGTTAGTTCAGTCTTCTCCAGATTTTGCCCAGTCTCTCCATTTAAACTATTAGGATTTGTCATAAAGGTGTTGTCAGAAGAAACATTAAGATTATTTGTAGGTGACTGATGTGCATCATGAGATACAAAACTATTGGGTTGACTAGAAAGGGGGTCATCTCCAAATGGATCACTATCTGGAGCAGGAAAGTATCCAAAAGTTGATGTATTTTTAGAATCTGTGGGTGCGTCACAGTCAGGGACAAGGGAGTCCAGAAAAGAGGAATCCTTTAAGCAATTTTGATTGCTGTCAACTCCAGCAGAAAAGTCCAGCAACAGAATGTCATTAGATTCCTGGTTAACATGGacagtgagagaaagagagaccaATGAATCAATTTCAGAGAGTGCACATCAACAATCACATGGTGAGAGAGAGTCAGGTTATTTAAAGCAGCTacaagtcaaatgttttaaccaaacatatCAGTGTGCAAATACATTTGGCAATTAGGCCAGAAACATACTTTAGGGGTATAGGGAGGGgacaaaaagataaattaaaacaaaaagttctgTAGAATTATATGTGCCCACAAAGGCTTTCAATTGAATTTTGAGATTATGCGTTATTCTGGTGTTGCTgtaaagtagaaggaaaatatcACAGCAGTGtgatgtgcatttgtattcagcaatTACCAACTTTGCAGAGTTTAAGGCCGTAATCGTAAttctttaaacaattaaattataattttcaaatcCTGTCAAAGATCCCAGATTAGAACAGAAAGcagtcagaaaaacagctgtATGTATATAGTGACACACATTAGTGGACCATTAACCAAAAGGCATAATGAGAGCTGAAGACAAATTCACTCTTTATATGTAGGaggtttttgaaagtttttccttCTACGTCACATTTATGCACTTTTCTATATTCGTCActgaaaactgcaataaaatgcaGGAAGATTTTCTTCCCTCAATATTTGGAAGTTGATGTAGGAATACTTTTAGAAGGTTTCACTGATCTTTGGAAAATATCTTCCATTTAATGTTGGCAATAACTCTAAAATCATGCACCcaccatttaaattttttgtgtcaatcattgttgaataaataaacactggTAGTTTCTTGAAGCagcatattaaaaatgtttgtagcaGCTTTAAGCTTAAGAAACTATAAAATTAGTAAAGTGTGAATTACCCAAATTCTAAACGGGCTGATTacctccagaaaaaaaatataaataattagtatgatgtttaaataaatatatattaaaaacattgatatCCAGTAAAGTTATGCTAAAAATCATTGGATTTTTAGCATGACAGAAAGACAGTGATACAAAGTATTAATATTAAGATGCCATAATAAAACTCCAAAAATAGAGTTTGCCCAGATGGAGATAACACAGCAGCTGCAAACTTACTTCTGGAGGCCTGATGTCTGGGGGAGTTTTAATATCTCCAAAAAGGTCGAGCTGTTCCACTGGCtggatattaaaaacaaatattaaaaccaacacataagaaaaataaataaatcccagaCACGTAGGAACTCCTACCTGTGCAGGCTTTGATTCATTATTGTCACAATTCTAATGAGAGAGGAGAGAATATTAAGAGAAAGTCCAACTTTCCTGAAAACAAGGAGTTTTAGTGAGCTTACCTCTGCAACTGCAGAGCCATTTTGAGCCTGTGAAGAGAGTTAAAATGTCAATGATTATACCTTCAATAAATCTGGTCAGTGAA
The sequence above is a segment of the Gambusia affinis linkage group LG17, SWU_Gaff_1.0, whole genome shotgun sequence genome. Coding sequences within it:
- the dab2 gene encoding disabled homolog 2 isoform X1 translates to MSAEVENGVPATADPSSPATASTSSPPPSPLTTTPKGLLRKEKRKVVEKTDEYLLSRFQGDGVRYKAKLIGIDDVSEARGDKMCQDSMMKLKGMAVAARSQGKHKQKIWVNISMSGIRIIDEKSGVIEHEHAVNRISFIARDVTDNRAFGYVCGAEGQHQFFAIKTAQQAEPLVIDLKDLFQVIFNTKKKEAESSEKAQNGSAVAENCDNNESKPAQPVEQLDLFGDIKTPPDIRPPEESNDILLLDFSAGVDSNQNCLKDSSFLDSLVPDCDAPTDSKNTSTFGYFPAPDSDPFGDDPLSSQPNSFVSHDAHQSPTNNLNVSSDNTFMTNPNSLNGETGQNLEKTELTGKSMILALNNGQWPLGGSITQGTGITMMDGNERQQGISAKNPFFDSSLKTSPVSYNISIPEAPVTHSNDSVVISPPPQNLKSGRGRRNAKGGSSDLFGADLFASSETSPADLFNNTPTNVVPSSMAALGNLQLGPPVTNVPAMGMWGSSPAPATMYHMPGIAAPGPRPNFVQPAPFAVAMQPPAWGPQVAPQFSVPPLSPPHLQWAQPASSNPFQTMGDQGPSRPPPRTPAKETPARVENSAFTALDPLGDKEKKTGKDMFKNFQLAKPPAIPARKGELASSADAPATKESGPFDEYFSNKVGVAQEAADHDDFDISRMSSLANNDAAKQVPVQTPSLTPDLLDAAFSSASVPNNSAQMLGQGFGQDMFDKAFGAPDPNPFGAPMNTAAQASGSSDPFGNPFA
- the dab2 gene encoding disabled homolog 2 isoform X2 — translated: MSAEVENGVPATADPSSPATASTSSPPPSPLTTTPKGLLRKEKRKVVEKTDEYLLSRFQGDGVRYKAKLIGIDDVSEARGDKMCQDSMMKLKGMAVAARSQGKHKQKIWVNISMSGIRIIDEKSGVIEHEHAVNRISFIARDVTDNRAFGYVCGAEGQHQFFAIKTAQQAEPLVIDLKDLFQVIFNTKKKEAESSEKAQNGSAVAENCDNNESKPAQPVEQLDLFGDIKTPPDIRPPEESNDILLLDFSAGVDSNQNCLKDSSFLDSLVPDCDAPTDSKNTSTFGYFPAPDSDPFGDDPLSSQPNSFVSHDAHQSPTNNLNVSSDNTFMTNPNSLNGETGQNLEKTELTGKSMILALNNGQWPLGGSITQGTGITMMDGNERQQGISAKNPFFDSSLKTSPVSYNISIPEAPVTHSNDSVVISPPPQNLKSGRGRRNAKGGSSDLFGADLFASSETSPADLFNNTPTNVVPSSMAALGNLQLGPPVTNVPAMGMWGSSPAPATMYHMPGIAAPGPRPNFVQPAPFAVAMQPPAWGPQVAPQFSVPPLSPPHLQWAQPASSNPFQTMGDQGPSRPPPRTPAKETPARVENSAFTALDPLGDKEKKTGKDMFKNFQLAKPPAIPARKGELASSADAPATKESGPFDEYFSNKVGVAQEAADHDDFDISRMSSLANNVPNNSAQMLGQGFGQDMFDKAFGAPDPNPFGAPMNTAAQASGSSDPFGNPFA
- the dab2 gene encoding disabled homolog 2 isoform X3, whose translation is MSAEVENGVPATADPSSPATASTSSPPPSPLTTTPKGLLRKEKRKVVEKTDEYLLSRFQGDGVRYKAKLIGIDDVSEARGDKMCQDSMMKLKGMAVAARSQGKHKQKIWVNISMSGIRIIDEKSGVIEHEHAVNRISFIARDVTDNRAFGYVCGAEGQHQFFAIKTAQQAEPLVIDLKDLFQVIFNTKKKEAESSEKAQNGSAVAENCDNNESKPAQPVEQLDLFGDIKTPPDIRPPEGGSSDLFGADLFASSETSPADLFNNTPTNVVPSSMAALGNLQLGPPVTNVPAMGMWGSSPAPATMYHMPGIAAPGPRPNFVQPAPFAVAMQPPAWGPQVAPQFSVPPLSPPHLQWAQPASSNPFQTMGDQGPSRPPPRTPAKETPARVENSAFTALDPLGDKEKKTGKDMFKNFQLAKPPAIPARKGELASSADAPATKESGPFDEYFSNKVGVAQEAADHDDFDISRMSSLANNDAAKQVPVQTPSLTPDLLDAAFSSASVPNNSAQMLGQGFGQDMFDKAFGAPDPNPFGAPMNTAAQASGSSDPFGNPFA
- the dab2 gene encoding disabled homolog 2 isoform X4, with the protein product MSAEVENGVPATADPSSPATASTSSPPPSPLTTTPKGLLRKEKRKVVEKTDEYLLSRFQGDGVRYKAKLIGIDDVSEARGDKMCQDSMMKLKGMAVAARSQGKHKQKIWVNISMSGIRIIDEKSGVIEHEHAVNRISFIARDVTDNRAFGYVCGAEGQHQFFAIKTAQQAEPLVIDLKDLFQVIFNTKKKEAESSEKAQNGSAVAENCDNNESKPAQPVEQLDLFGDIKTPPDIRPPEGGSSDLFGADLFASSETSPADLFNNTPTNVVPSSMAALGNLQLGPPVTNVPAMGMWGSSPAPATMYHMPGIAAPGPRPNFVQPAPFAVAMQPPAWGPQVAPQFSVPPLSPPHLQWAQPASSNPFQTMGDQGPSRPPPRTPAKETPARVENSAFTALDPLGDKEKKTGKDMFKNFQLAKPPAIPARKGELASSADAPATKESGPFDEYFSNKVGVAQEAADHDDFDISRMSSLANNVPNNSAQMLGQGFGQDMFDKAFGAPDPNPFGAPMNTAAQASGSSDPFGNPFA